A segment of the Aridibaculum aurantiacum genome:
TCATTTTTACAGCTACTGCTGGTATTGCTATATTCTACCTGATCGCTTTGGTATTGCGTATGTTCAATATCGACATTCCATTTCTGCATGAGGGAAGTGCGCTGGGCATTGGCTTTAGCCTGTTCGTTATTGCGATAGCTGCACTAAATCTTATCATTGATTTTGATATGATAGAACAAGGTGCAGCAATGGGTGCTCCTAAACATATGGAGTGGTATTGCGCATTTGGATTACTGGTAACCATCATCTGGTTGTACATAGAAATTCTTCGTTTGCTTAGCAAATTGGCTAGCAGAGACTAATATTGTTTCAATAGAAACTCCACTAAAAGCCGGATCCTGCAAAGGGTTCGGCTTTTTATTTTGGTAAGTGGAATAACAATTTTTTAGAGGTTCTTGTAAAGGATGATGTATGGAGGAGGAAGAATGATTAGGTAATATTTACATTAAGGATGATGACTTTGTGGCTGGTGATGTATGGATATAGAATAGAAGATGTTGGAAAACTAGATACTAAAAATCCAATCGTGGCGCTGGTTCAAATACTTGATTCAGTTCTTCCTTCATTATAAACAGGATGATGTTAGCTGGATGAAGAAGTTTTACCAATAAAAAACCCGGTCAAACTAAGCTGACCGGGTACGGATATATATAGGTGTCTTTCTTACATCTGCTGCTTGCTGAAAACCATCAGCACGTTATTTCCCTGGCGTAGTTCCAGCATGCCTTCATTGTTTAAAACATAGTTATCAGCTTTGCGAAGCATGCTTAAAAAGTTGCTTTCGTTGTATTCATTACAAGCCATTTTAGAGGTTGTGATATTCCTGTTGAACTTAATATCATTACCTGAAAAGTTGAAACTTCCACTCATGCTGTTACAACCTGTACTGCCTGTAAATACCAGTGAAGTAGGATTAAGTGTTACAGTTGGTATGCGTTTCCAATATTCAAATGGTTTAATACCTGCATTAAGAGCAGAGTCGGTATAAACAACCGTATTAGCCATTAATGAATCGTACTTCTGTAATGATGAAGTGGCTCTTAATGCGTTTTTAGAAGATTTATTTTTTGCGGTAGACTTTGTCTTAGTCTTATTCTGCTGCATGGTAGCGCTACCAGAATGGAAAGTTTGTGTAGCGGCTTCGTTGTTTACTGATACTTCAGTTCCATCAGGATTGAAAGTGGC
Coding sequences within it:
- a CDS encoding META domain-containing protein, producing MKKIIFALPLCALFTYCSSSRKATLPPAGPGISNVNVITGSDTVRGAAIAVTPDNRDWAYRATRETTLEGTWRLHGMASEDGQWTTTDQWYKDTTATTTEATFNPDGTEVSVNNEAATQTFHSGSATMQQNKTKTKSTAKNKSSKNALRATSSLQKYDSLMANTVVYTDSALNAGIKPFEYWKRIPTVTLNPTSLVFTGSTGCNSMSGSFNFSGNDIKFNRNITTSKMACNEYNESNFLSMLRKADNYVLNNEGMLELRQGNNVLMVFSKQQM